The following DNA comes from Papaver somniferum cultivar HN1 chromosome 4, ASM357369v1, whole genome shotgun sequence.
TCCCGTTTCTGATCCGCATATTCCAATACCGGAACCCAAACTGGCTCTCAAACATTGTTTTTTCCTTGTATTTCATTTGATTAGGTTCACAAGCTAAATCAAACACAACTATGCCTACTTCTCCTGTGCTCCCCAAGTGCAGTACCGATGTTCAGGAAGTCACACCCCCTCCTGCAAAAAAGATAATCAACATTAATGAACCTCAGACTTGCAGGAACAAAGGATGTGGTAgaaccttcaaagaaaaggacAACAGTGATGATGCATGTAGTTACCACCCTGGTCCTGCCGTTTTCCACGACAGGATGAGAGGGGTAAGAAATCTATTTATTCTTTTCCTTTCAATTTCATTGTCTCTCATATACCTTGTGGTTACTTCAGCTGCATTGGCAGATGCCTCACATTGTGTACCCATGATTTTGCAGTGGAAATGCTGCGATGTTCATGTGAAGGAGTTCGACGAGTTCATGGAAATACCTCCATGTACAAAGGGGTGGCACAGTTCAGATCCAATTTCATAACAGGCAGTCACACATAGATGATTTGTGAACAAGAAGATATTGTAAGTTTATCTGCTGGTTTAGATAAATTATAGGTTGAGTTGCAGACTTGCAGTTACTGCTGGCGCTTAGAGAGGATAATCCATCTATGTCGTGTCTAATTGTTTCTAACTGTATTTTATGAGCTTACTATCTTCTAATTGTTTCTAAGAAAAGTTATAAAATTATAAGGGTTGGTTATTTGAAATGTGGACAATTACTTTTAAACTACGATAGAAGGAATAAATTGATAACTACAATTACTTTTAAATTGAGTTGAACAAATGAGTGGGCTTTGAGTGAACAAGTCTAGCTTAAGATGCCGTGCAGTAGAAGAATAAATGCGCTGCTTAAGTCTGCTAGACATGAGTTGCTTTTGAGCTTTGGACTTTACTCCGTCTAGCTTGATAACTGAAACGCTCAGCGTAATTCTACTTGTGGTAAAGTGGAATAGAAGAAATTCATGTGACTTCAAAGAAATACTAGGTCACAAGATGCTACGACAAGCAACAGACTTAACAAACTTCCGTTACATGATGTAAGCGCTAAGCTGCAACTTGATATGATTAATACGGAAGTAGAAGTGATAATTGTTGATGCTGGCCCGTCAGGAATAGCCACATCTGTCCCTATGTTTAAACCATCTTTCAGTACCAAACATAGTCTTAGAAAGAGAGGACTGTTTAGCTTCACTGTGGGCGAAGAAATCTGAcgatcgtcttcatcttcataaaGCCAAACACCTCTCAGAGTTGCCTTTCATGCCGTTTCCTGCCAATTATCCAACTTACATGTTCAAGGACCAATTTATCGTCTACTTGGAAAACTATGCAGCCCGTTTCAAGGTGAATCCATTGTACAACCGGGCAGTTGAATTTGCAGCTTTTGATGAATCCACCAAGAAACGGTGTTTGAACGTCAGGAATACGGAATCCGACTAGTAGGAGTACGCCTGTAGGTTACTCTTCTTTGTCGGTCTTGTAATATTTGGCGACACAACCAAGTACGCAAGACCCAAAGAAGGTGTCCTGCTAATGAAAAAGAAGTACCAAACATTTCCGGTTGTGGATGTCGGAACCTTCAGCAAAATCAAGTCTGAACAGATTCAGTTGCCAGTCTCTGTGTTTGCCTGACTTTTTATGCAAATCCTAAAGGTTTTGCCACCGATAAAACGTATAACCGGAGACTACGTGGAATTTGCAAATGAGAAATCGCATCAATTTGATGTAATAGAACTTCGCAACAGGGTTTAGGAGATTAGCAAATAAGTGGCTCAAGGTAATGTAAACTGGATTTCAGTTGTACATTTTAAAGAACGTCTCATAATCTTCAGGAGAAAAACTAAATTTATTTCTATTTTAAAGAATGGGGAATACATTTTGAATGAAAAACAGTTGGAAGGGGGGAAATGGTCTTTACTGTGCGGGACTGGCGAAAGAGGGTTATTTGCCGTCGCAGAAGATGCAAGAATATAGCTAATGATATCAAGACCCAATTGTGAAGCAGGCGCCCTATACCATGACAGATACCCTGAATTTCTTATCTGTCGCTGTACATCTGTGTGCCAATCAAATAAATAGAGGATTGTGCTAATGCCTTCTGGAGGGCTTTGATTAGGCTATGTTCTCAATTGCAACAAAACGCGTCATCTGTACCTGCCGGAAAAGCAACAGCATTTTGCCGGAAGATCAATCTGACTAAAATATAGTTCAATACACCTCAGATTTCAGCATACGAAAATACtatgaataaaaataaagattGTTATGAATTTAATCAGAAAATTCCATCAACAAAGAGGCGAATAATCAAATGGATTAATTGAATTCAATAAGATAAGTGAACACATACAATTCCTCAAAAATAAATCCATCACTACACATTGGTCATAAACTTAAAAACAATGGAATGGAGCCTTAGAAACAAAATATAATCAGTACTAGTAGCAGTAGTCATCAGAAAACATATCGGCGGTGATTTCTTGATCAGTTGAAGTTGTAGTCCCAAAATCATACTCTTGAGAATCAAAATCAAAGACTAACTCATTCACCATCTCTTCATTCAGATAATCATCATCAATAATGTCATCATTACCAGCCGGTAATTTCATCAACGCAAGTGACTTTTCTTCGtatgaagaagacgaagaagaagctgTGTTACTGTTCATCTTTAAGTCATTAGATCTCTGTGCGACGCACTTCTGGAGTTGTTCCATATCACTTCTCATCTGTTTTAATTCATCCAAACTCAATCCATCAACATATGTATCCCACCAAGATTTATCATTACCAGACCCCAAATCACAATTTATCAATGATTCCAAGAAAACCCCTCTTTTCTTTTCAGCTTCTAATTCTTTCTCAACTTCCATATACCTCCTCTGTTCGGGATCGTCATGATCTTTCTGATGAACTTCAGACGGTTCACCATTAACAAATCGATCGACTAGGAGATCAGGATTCCCACAAACATATGGTTTTCCGGCAGGAGAGAAAGCAATCAGTGCAACTTGTGCACCAGTTAAAACAGATAATTCAGTCGCCTTCTTGAACAAACCCTTTCGTCTTTTGGAGAATGTAACTTGTAATCTTgatttgtcttttattttttcaatcttaATCCTCTTACGACCATCACCTCCTTTTCTCTGTGTCTTCATCTCTATCATCATCACTTGATTCATCATCATCTCCTTAATTCAGAACAGAACAGAACAGAGCGTTTACCAGCAAATACAAGTATGGAGTAGTACATGGCGCAGCTACCTTATATAGAAGCTGATATGCCGAGAAAAGGAAACCAAAAAATAGCCGTTAAGAATTGCTAGAATTAGGAAAACACGGTAATGTAAAAACAAAGGGAATTTTTAACCCTTAATAGAACTGAGAATAGAAGTTGAACTGAGAATAGAAGTTGATTCAAAAGTGTCCACTGGAGAAGTGGTAATTGCTGGGGCTGGTCCATCAGGAATAGCCAGCCTCTTGGCAGTTGCATAATTTACAACCCTACCCAGTTTTGCCTGCTCATACCTGCGGACCTCCTCCTGATACATCTCTGGGTTGTCGGAGTGGCGAACCATTGCGTTTATTTGTGTTTGGTACTTGTTTTTGACGTTGACCTATGTTGATTTGGTTATATATTGACTTCTGTTaggaaaatacaaaaaaagaaaaaaaaaagttataaatGAGTTTACAATAATACCCTTCCCTGAGTTCATCTTTCTGTgttcatcttcatattttactTAACCGACGCTCATGACCGAAGCTTGTATCTTTCAtgttcatcctcaatcaatccAGAGATGATTTCATCATCTTCACATAACAAATCAATCCTTCTTTTGACTTCAAACACGTTATTACCAAAATCCCCAATTgatgatgaaccctaatttcaactcaaATCCTAAAGGCTCAATTGATAAATTTGAATTCATAAAACTATAATTATACATTAACGATGAGTATCCATTTATCGATTTGATAAGAAATCATCATCAATTAAACAAAACTGaaatccacatatacaatattttCAAATTACTAATGAACACCATTCATATCAAACAAACATATGAATTTTCACACATTCAGTTCAATTTAGGGCATTGATTCATcaatataacaaaataaaaaaagaattacTCAGAACAAGAAATTGTTTCCACTGAAAACCTCAATTACCTTAACCCCCAAATCCATAAAATCTCATGAGATTTAAAGGTCTCAACAACATAATCATTACCTTATTTTCTTCCTGGTGTTTGAATCATCTTTCTCCTCTTCTTCGGTACAATCAAAGCTAATGGTTCGGTGAAATATTAAATGGGTTTTCAAAGAATTATTGATACATGAAACGGAAATTCTTTTACTGATTCAAGCTAATTCATAGGACGAAACATAGAGACAAAGAAGAAATGTTAAGTGAGTTGAataaaattattaagttttctttaagggggaagaagaagaatggtgcTGGTTGTTTCGGTGGCTGATCAGGAAGGGAAAAAGAGGACGAAGATGGTGGTTGTTTCCGGGAGGAAGAAGTGTTCTTTTGGTCAATATTGTGAAATAATAGCTGCCGACCACGTGTATAAGATCAGCGGTTGAGAAAAATGACTTGAAATTATTTGGGTCagctaattaaaattaaatttaacCTAATCAATGTAAGTCAACGTCAAATCCAgataccaaacaccaagctggacaaatgttagaccaaactcaaaaactGGACAAAATCtgaataccaaaaacaaaataacccgaTAATTCTCCCCGCCAAGTTGGATCCTTTTTGTACGGGCTTATGGAAACATTAGATGGGCTTATCCCATGATCCCACTATCTAGTtagttaggggatgtcctaaaggCATTTGGAAAGTCTAAATTGCCCATCCATCTTTAAAAACCCAATAACCAAAACTTAATTGTACTTTGCTTCTtctgggtccaagagcatagctcagtggtatcccatcaacttcaataaggaggaagtcaggggttcaatccccGCCGTTGTAAAGATTTGTGgtagattagttgtatagtgggttgAGCGGTGTTGGGTCTGACAGTGGGGCCAGTCCAACTGGCTAGGTTCGGGTAGGGGCCCGGGTCCGGCTTTCGCgtatcaaaagaaaaagaattgtattttgcttcttcttctcctcttcctcttcttagttgtttttgttttcaattgaaaACCATTTTATCGTCTTCGACGAACCTCAATTATGGTTGCCAGAGTACAcgttcttttcctttttctctttttaaCCAAATCATTTTAGATTTGAcaaatccattttttttaattttttttttttaaattggttGAAATCGTAGAAAAGAAGATTATGGTTGCAGATTCACTTACGGTTAAATGTTTTTAATTCCTAACCGTAAAAGCTAAAAACAACATACAAAAACATTAACGATTGGTAATGTAACAACCGAACATACAATCAAAATCATATTTCAAGAGGTTAACCCAGAaaagcttgaactcgaaattttcTCTTTGCACTAaattcatacgacatagtctcataagatataaTGGTAAATctcgtgagtaaataggataaatcagtcttcacttacctctttgttgatgaagttctggaAAATGTCTTTGTTTGTTCTTCAGTTTTAAtgttcgagggttattcagtgatgtctgatactcaattaTCGTACcataatcctagtccgagacttgactatagtggacttgaaatcaagatatagttttgtacatctaacattgacaacaagcttgagatagcaaaacctgtaagttcgaccgagcgatgctctaacactttcCGGTTAGTTTCCATCTTTTATTTTGGGATATAATCATATTTTTTTCTTGATATGGTTAAAGATTAACAGAATAGAAGCTATTTGGTGTAAAGATTGAAGAATACTTTTATTTCGTTGATTCCAAAGAGGGAGAcgattgaagaaataaaatacTTGAGGCCTAGGTTCATGGTGCTTACAAAATTGTGTCAAAATTGCTTGCTGAAAGGTTCAAAACTGTTTTACCAACTATTATATCTTTTCAGCAGTTGGCTTTTATTAAAATAAACAGATTTTAGATGTGGTCTTGGTGGTTAATGAATTGATAACTCTTGATTAAGAAGTCGTAAGCCTGGTCTTCTTTATATGGTTGATTTGGAAAAAGATATTCTCAACTCAACTGGATATTTTAGATGAGATTTTGGAGATGATAGGTTCTGGTGGTCAGTAGAGAAGTTGCGTCAAATGTTGTGTGGTAGTGCTTTTGGTATATTTATTAATTGCAAAAGAGTTCGACAAGGAGACACTCTATCTCCATTTATTTATTACTTACTTTCATGATTAAACAAGTTAAATGACGAGGGtatcaagtacaccacaatcttttcgatatcaacctataagtttgATACCATTGTGTGATCAAATATAGACAGGGACTGTCAAGAAGATGacaacaacaaggtatacacttggtatataaatTAGGTATCGAAACTGAACCTAACTATAGGGATCAATCCAAGTGTTTGTATCAATGTacaatgtatttacttttaattataactaaaacaataattataattgcggaaagtaaaaataaaaacacaacaagattttgttaacgaaaaaccgcaaatgcagaaaaaccccgggacctagtccaattttgaatactctgggaattaagccgctatacaaagactactaccaacttcgtatagttgagacaaagtaaactacccctagttacatagttttctcagtatccctgcgtTTATAACCAATCTGGCCAGCGCACACGCGTTTTAAGATAGAGTCCAGTATCTTAAGTTGCATCGGCCGATGTGAAGACTTCAAGCGCTCAACTCATTTGGATCGTTTTccgaaacagtaaaggactaatctgttCGGTAACCAATATTccaatctcaagaagtaaatcagaGATTTTATTGTCGAgttcaacaaaggctcttccgtttaatctaataaactcctttgttggcTAAGATCTACCAAGATCTAGATTATCAAGATAACCAGATCTAGGTACACAAACTATCAGATTTTGATaatgaagagtaccaccaaatgatagattgTCGATCTACTACTACTAGCAATAAGATGTATATCATAGTAAATAAGATCTATTCAGATCCCAGGCGATCAAGTGTGTGCACGAAGttaaatcacaaagatacgaaaaccaataagaaatctttttgtcttcaaatcttcaatgtcttcAAAGTACCTGCACAAACAACCTTGATTCCCTTATAAtcgatcacgcacataacggagtatgttaacaacggAGGATCACTAGACTATCGTCAGATGTAAAACATATCTGATCTATGTCGATCCTTGATCTAattcgagtgaccttatatcagaagataaggttctcagaataaacaaactaggtggatTCAaggttcaaccatcgttagtcggtcaaattaataatcgaaaactaaaataacaatacaaatTCTAGTTTCCTGCCGACGGTACTATCTATacacttcttgatcccaaagaagtctttaaactagcagacatagatatttcacctaattaggttactctcttctccaATATTgcattacaagtaatactattagtcggctacaacaACGACTACAGAATTAGTGAAGTTGTCGGCCTGCATcaagataagtttgtaagaacaATAAACTTCACCATTTAtataccaaggtagtttggacaccaaggaatttccaaaatcgaaaatattctcaagatatgcaataaacacctattttcggttttgtctaattccaaatAATGTCCAACTGTCATACCAAAATCCCTCTTggattacaactcaatattatctAGCATACAAGATACTTAACTAATTAATACATCttctagagatatgttttgcTTGCTGGAAAAACTGTGCTTGAAAATATTAACAAAAAATAGTCTCAAACAttttggtttgggatctcaccttgagtataaaggaatacctttgaacaataaaatataatatttgtacacatgttcaaattactcacaatgtcgacatctttaactttcctatttTGCGAACTCAACTaccaaaatcacacaaaccctaaagtgtatgtGAGATCGGAAATCAGTTTTTCCATTGGGATCGGTTCTACTAGAGATCCccaataggtagggatcggttctactagAGATCCATAATAAGTATCGGCCATGTTAGAGATCCCCAATGTATAGTAATCAGTCTTGTTATATATCCCCAATAGGAACCGGACCACCAAAccattgatttctttcaactacgaaacaagtttcgtatgTCTACTTCCTTGAACTCTTGTAATCAAACGTatttttctaggcatgaaatcaatcctaagttcattacacaatttagtaacaagttacaaagatagttTTTATGTCGTAATTATAAAGtttaaaagataggcgttatacttcgtaattcagtaTATACAATGTTGTGAAACAACTTGTATATTATTCCCTTCACACTTTGATCACAATAGATGATCAAATCTCtgatactagagtttcatatatataacttcgcatgttatgttttcaatctaaatgacttgaaagtaacgtagatagaaatggaaacaagataAGTCTTGTATTACTGATCTCAAGTAAAAGGATCGGCTATGTTAGAGATCCCCAATGTATAGGGATTAGTCTTGTTATAGATCCCCAATAAGAACCGGACCACCAAAccattgatttctttcaactacgaaacaagtttcgcatGTCTACTTCCTTGAACTCTTGTAATCAAACGTATTTTTCTAGGAATGaaatcaatcctaagttcattacacaatctagtaacaagttacaaagatagtgTATACGTCGCAATTATGAAGTTCataagataggcgttatacttcgtaattcaatatatacaaaattgtgaaacaacttgtatattcttcccttgacactttgatcacaataagATGATCGaatctctaatactagagtttcatatatataacttcgcatgttatattttcaatctaaatgacttgaaagtaacgtggatagaaatggaaacaagtcaagtctctTATTACTGATCTCAAGTTGAAGGATGACGTCTCcattgatgtcgatacgtctttaTAATttccaggtcttcagagtaatacttgtatgtatcaacatttctagacttcttagtctaacctaacgaagctgactcttttgatactaaaatatagcaaccaaccttgacatactaatgcttggtggtttcaacggagcaatgctctaacaatctccccctttgtgaattttagtgacaaaactctattataTGTGGAGCTCATTAAAAGATAAAGGTATTACATTACATAACCGTCTCTtatctcattcttcatacgcttaattccaagtttcaacgtCACAATAACcttcacatatttaaaaatagtGTCATTGTTGAAACATTTGAATgacaaaatctttactccccctaaaggaaagctaggtaatATTCAGTCCAAACATATTTTTTATTCCCTTTTTGTAGTATGTAATATTACACAGCACGATGAaatgttctcccccttagtctcCGTCAGATATATACATTTTAGCACATATATCCTTTTCAGTGATTATAAGTCACAGCATCTTCCATATATTTCtaccctttttgtcacaaaaatgacaaaaaaaacaaaaaaaaatacataagcaaactgaaaggaccttacaagttcataagaactcatacaatctataagagttaagcacaaagGTATATCATATAATTTTAGATAAGAAACACTAAATCTAAAACTACCTAAGTAATTTGTTTTAGCgttttatcaaggaaacaatttcccgaaggaATTTTCCCTTTGAATTGATAAGTcagactaagatcagaattaacttagttacttATTAGTGAACTAGAcaatcaaactcaatcaaggaaatatatcaaagagttatatctcaaattctcaataaaatctgcaatcgaacatatagagatctgtgagcctgattgatatgagaaataatttgaacggtaccaaagaccaatgttcaagtgtcaatcaacaaccaaaggtcggatttactaattgattgaactacgcacaacctatgatatttcaattatataaacaaatataatgcggaaaagaaataacacagacaccagaagttttgttaacgaggaaaccgcaaatgcagaaaaaccccgggacctagtccagatttgaacaccacactgtattaagccactacagacactagcctactacaagttaacatcgtactggaatgtagttgagccctaaccaagtctcacaccgattaaggtacagtcgcgttccttacgtctctgaatcccagcaggactctaggcacttgattcccttaaatgatctcacccacaactaagatttgctacgacccaaagtcgaagactttataaacaaaattgtctcccacaaaaaagtttattctgatagataaatttttctcgcacagaaatacctatgaagttttgttccatcttttgctaaatcaaggtgaacaggaaccaattgataatccggtcttatattcccgaagaaaagcctagaaatatcaatcacctcacaataacttaactatatggtagtagcacaagttattgtggaatcacaaagaatgagacgaagagctttgtgattaatttttatatcttacctatcggagataaatctcgagccaatcttagagaagataatacgcaatatgatagaacaagtaagatcagaacatgcaactacagagaaaatagttgggtttggcttcagaatcccaatgaagtctttaagtcgttaacctataatggttttaggaaaaacctaggttaaaggagaatcgactctagttgcaactagtatcacacagaagattcaagctaagttttcttaaaaccaaataaatatctctccaccgttatatggtcttagcttgttacacacaaacgaaatataccttcatttagatatgggtaactgtacctaaacgtgtatattgagttggctcaacaatagttaaccgaagttagccatatgaacacttttgtattaaccacattcatctaacacacatttagatcaaatgataatcaaatgaatctaattgtattactcatagagttgttcaattgtttatattctcatagaagtatacaagacacaattgaaacaaaatcggctttgattcaagagaattaattcatgaacatttagccatggcttgcaaagattgcattccttaatttatagatgtatttgttcatgagtatggaatcatacttaaccgattttagaacttaaactaactcagtttgcaaacgggtacgcaaacttaagtttccggactttggtcatgtctgacagttcgcaaaccggtatgcatactttcaTTCCGGGCCTAACTCAGGTgaaatcgttcgcatactggtaagcagacttggttcccagaccttaacagttaaaaccgttcgtatactggtacgcaaacttggttcccagacctgaatcatactacaacagtttgcatactagtatgcataaTATGATATATCCAgataatggttaattgttctaaactcccatttcattcattgaaacatccttagaagacgacaatggctgtctcacacaaactattagcttataagtaattttcaagtgatcgaatgatcaatatgaaacattctaagtctacatcaaatgactgtctcacacaaatcatgtaagatgtttcaaggaaattttcacatgatcatcttttgactcattatttagtttccaacaaataattttgttttccaactaaactcgtcaagaataatgatgaacttagctaaagcaaaaaacttccaacacatatttctagaaagatataagcgagttaaactcagctagaaatattaaatgtgtataatgtaaaagtctatgtagctatacgacttagtatcaattggagatagaatagaatatacttctgagtgatagataagttttagtctccatataccttgtgttgatgaagttcctccaagctctcctcagtagatcttcgtcttcaatcgatgaatgccatgaagtctaaagctcaactacacattatatcctaatacgagacatagctatacttagactagaaatcaagacttatagttttgattacctaaacttgataaacaagcttgagatagcaacgccttgcgagttcgaccgagcaatgctctaacaatctccccctttgtcaattttagtgacaaaactaccaatacatatggattacaaaataaataaactttgtagcttc
Coding sequences within:
- the LOC113275067 gene encoding agamous-like MADS-box protein AGL62, with product MMMNQVMMIEMKTQRKGGDGRKRIKIEKIKDKSRLQVTFSKRRKGLFKKATELSVLTGAQVALIAFSPAGKPYVCGNPDLLVDRFVNGEPSEVHQKDHDDPEQRRYMEVEKELEAEKKRGVFLESLINCDLGSGNDKSWWDTYVDGLSLDELKQMRSDMEQLQKCVAQRSNDLKMNSNTASSSSSSYEEKSLALMKLPAGNDDIIDDDYLNEEMVNELVFDFDSQEYDFGTTTSTDQEITADMFSDDYCY